From Poecilia reticulata strain Guanapo linkage group LG3, Guppy_female_1.0+MT, whole genome shotgun sequence:
ttaaaaagccaagagcttaaaaataatttaatatactTATACTTTTTGTAAATAACTGCAAATGACCATCTAGAACAACTTTCTTCACCATACATACAATGTCAAAAAGCTAAATCACAGCTAAATCAGACACAATCTTCTTATCTGGTCTATTATGGTTGTTAAATTTGTATCTTTTTGAAACTCTCATCATGTTCATTTGGTCAATCTTTGAGCTGACTTAAATATCGAATaccatttttctattttgtcttATGTGTAACAAAGTGCTTTTCTGgcataaatgttctttttcctGATAACACCATTATTTTCCTCGTCTCACCCTTAAAAGCTTTGCCACTGGTTAACTGAGAATCATATTGAGAACTACTTTCTCTGTCCACAGCGAGAAAATTCTCAAGTTGGCCACAAACTTTTCCAGAGACAAACTTATTTCAGTGGGAACATGCTTTGGAAAATTCACAAAGACCAAGAAGTTCCGCCTGCACATCACAGCTCTGGATTTCCTGGCTCCCTATGCAAAGGTGTGTATTCTCCGCACGATTCCTTCCCATGCCAGTTGGAGTAGAGATAAAACGCAGGCAACACTTGTTAAATTTGAAAGCAGACGTACATGATCTGAAACTATCATATCCTCAGTTCAAGGTGTGGGTGAAACCTGGAGCAGAGCAGTCTTTCTTGTACGGGAACCATGTGCTGAAGTCTGGCCTCGGTAGAATTACTGAAAACACGATGCAGTATCAAGGAGTAGTGGTTTACTCCATGGCTGATGTACCTTTGGTAAGTCTATTTCTGACTCCCACcgtttttgcatttaaaatacttGAATATGGACCCtctttttcaaaagtattttgaCTGGAAAGGCTCAGTTGGGTTACCATAAGGTGACTTTAAAAAGTCAGACTCGTTCTGTGGCGGCATTCTTTGAACAGTTAAAGTTCAGCCTATTCGGAGGATTGCAAGGCGTTCAATAGGATTAGTACACGCTTGTTAATTGATGATGCAACAGAAGTAACAATAGCAACTCACTCTGACGTTTAGCACTTGTCAATAGCtgctgaaaaataacatttttaaaaactacctTTGCAAAGTTATACTGCTACatctgaagttatttttaagcaagaagttgttttcctgctggaagtgACAGAGGCATCTTCCAGGAGAGGGAAGAATCGCTGGCATGCCGAAACCTCCAATGTTGCCCAAGATAAAAGTACTTTTCCAACTATCTAATATTGCTGAAAACCTTGGTgtagttttctattttcatgATGTCAGTGAACTTAATTTGGGGTTGTATACTTTTGGCCAAACAGATTTAGTCTGTTTTCAACAAAGAAGCTTGTTTGTGATAGGAAATTAGGTGGATTGGAAGACCTCATTGCTATTagcctaatctttagctcccttCCCAGTTTAAGTCAAAACTCTGGACAGGCCACTCCAAGGTGACGTTGATTTCAGTCAGAACTGGCTAGGGTGTAAACAATTTTGCTTAGCTGTAAATGTGGCCCTGGAGCCGGTAACAGAGCTGTGTGCAGGTCATTTCTGAGCTCATTTGTTTTAACCATGACTTGCTGCAGAGTGCTGCCGTTTTTCCATGTGTGAAGCGATGAAAGCAGCTGCTCCAGGTAATCGAGAGCATTTAGCGTGATTTAAAATTTACCCTCACTCACACAATTTAATGGTTAAGAATAATTTCTGACATACTAAACATAAACTGTCCTAGAAGCAGAGGGATTTCCACTTAAATTAGACAATGTGTCCAAGTTCTCGTTTCACCTAAAGCTTTGAATGTTCTCTGCTTTTGTCGTCAGGGTTTCGGAGTAGCAGCCAAGTCCACACAGGAGTGTCGGCGAGTAGACCCCATGTCCATTGTTGTGTTCCACCAGGCCGATGTGGGAGAGTTCATCAGGAGCGAGGACACGCTGACATAAACTCCCTGCATCTGGATGgacagtttttcattttctcatttagaAATGTGGGtccagagcagctggaggtcaCAGCCGCTCGTTTTGCCCACGTGACATTTCACTGTGACTTGGCGGGATGAGAGCGTCGCCTTCTTCTTGCCGTGGGATCCGTAACATCTGGAGAATATTTTTCTGCAGTCCCACAACGGCGATATGTTTCCattgacttatttttatattgcaaACCTGGAATATGTGGAGTCTTTTAtggattcttttaaaaatcaccaaATTGAAGGTGGAggtcatgtttttttccctgtaaatgtttttcctcttaatAAACCAATTATCATACTCTTGCAGTGATTGGGGTTTTATGATTATGCTTTTATCTATGATAAACTCAGGATTTTAACATGAACCAGGGACCTCATATCTTTACCAGTCACAAGCGTAATAAAAACACTGgcctttttatgtatttattggtCATTTATTACCTGTGAAAACCAAGATAATTTAAAGCACAGGGCTGTAATCTGTGCCATTCTTTTACAAAAGTCCTTTAAAATAAGACTGCATGGATGACTCCTTTAacaagaaatgtacaaaataatccagttttttctttttctttttacagctcgttaaaaaaaaactcagcttctaaacagaaacatctgaataagaaaaaaaaaaatcttacaaaataaaattaaaccaattttttcttcttcaatgtCCTCCACCGATCTTTGATGTTGACGTTGGTGCGGTCGTTAAAGGAGTAGTACGCCTTTATCTTATTCCAGTTCCCTTCGCCGAACTTCTTGACCCCTTGAATCAAGTTCTCCGTTTCGCTGTCAGTCcacctctgcagcagcagaaacgaTAAAAGATGGTCAGGTTTGTACTGCTTTGAAAAGCTGAAACTTTTTACTCTAAATTAAGAAGTACGCTTCTGGAATTAAGCTCATTAAATGCTTAATCTGAGTATCACCAGGCctctgacaacaaaatcacaagGATGTTCAGTTTACCTAAAAAGGCCTTGGAGCACAAAAGTATCGGTGGATTTGCCTTGATCCAACTAAAAAACGTTACTTTACCGAAGGATAGGAGGAGAGCATTAGATACTTGGCACTGTTCTGATTTATCGAGCATTTTATGCCGCCTATATAGAAGTGAAACATCCTGGTGCCAAAGAAAAGGGTCCATGTTTTTGGTAGTTAACAGTGACTTGTTAGGAAGAACTGTCACTTTTATCAAATCCAGTCAAGTTGGATcattataaaactaaataaaaactaaaagtataTAAGTTCCAAACATTATTAAATcggtttaatttaaaaattgagcaaaaataaatatgttttgattatttctcCAGGCCATTATGTCCAATCTTCAATTTCCTTTACTGAAGGCATCAAAAGAAACCTACTTCATGTTCCCAAGCAGGTTCTTTTGAGCTGATTTCTTGAGAATCTGACAGTAATGTGTAGAGCTAAACTTAGAAATGCTGAGTTAATCACTTTTAATACTAAAATTAACAGAGCTTGGGATGAGACAGGATTTATTTCCTGTCTCAttggtttaaatagcatttttgtcttaaattttgtttaaacatttaaatgtgcaaaagaaatgaaaagtgaaaaaaaaaaactattaaaggGGCAAGAACTTTTACACAACACCGAAAAACCTAAGTTAGCACTGATTCTTTAGAGTTGACTGTTTTTTTAACGTATTGCTTACCCTTCTGTGTCCTGAATTTGACATGGTGCTTTCATTTGATCCCGATCCTGTagtagaaaacataaataatgtttatattGTTAGATCTTCACAGTCAGATTAGCATCGATTAGATTCTGATAGCTGAGGAAGTATTACCTCTGTTCTTTGTGGAGGGGAAAAGGGAGTCCTCATCGATCCACGTCTCCTTTTCCTCCGTTATATTTTTGTGTCCTCTCCTGTAAAGACCAAGAAGCTTTTAAGAAATTGAGTTTTTCCTCTTACTGGCAAAGCAAAAACTTcccataataaaaacatgcagcattaAACGACAACATGGCTGAGGACATTGATTAACGCTTAACAGTTTAGAATATATCAATTCTTaacatataaatacaaaaaaaaagtaaatatggtgattttacacatttatgttCATTAACTGACAGCAGCTGATTATCTCCGCTCTACTAACCAAAGCGATTTGCTGGGAATCTTGCTTTGACCATCTTTGTGAGGAGTGGAGCTCTTCTGAGGGACAGGGTCAGGAGAGGACGCATCAGCCGACGTGTCCGACGAAGAGTCTGACGGACAAACAGGCTCTCCACTGCTCGGGTCactgggtttaaaaaaaaaatgaaataaaggttTCCCCACACAGACCTGAGTCGAGTCAGCTTTTGCActacattaaaaataagtatGACATGATTCCTCTCACCATGTTTTAGAACTCTTGGATATGCATTTGAGCGGTCGCTTCTTCTGAGTTCTGGAGACGTTTGGGTGCGCCCGTTGATCGTCCTTGATTTCTGGCACTTCTCTGGATCTGTCGGCATTTCTGCCATGGAAGTAAATCGATGTTTTTAGCATAACGAGTGAAAATATTCATCTATTTAACAGATGGTCGGAATCTtaataaacatttcttattGGAAATTGTAGAGGGTGACAGTGAGTGACCAGACCATGCATTTTTCAGTACAGTGCAATAGAATTTTTGACTTGATTTCATTGaatgattttacagaaaactcaATGATAGGATTTCAAAATATATAAGCTATGATcatcaaaatgatcagaaataagcatttgctaaatattttgtgtgtagTAAATCTATAATATACatgatttttagttttgtatt
This genomic window contains:
- the nip7 gene encoding 60S ribosome subunit biogenesis protein NIP7 homolog, whose translation is MRPLTEEETKTMFEKLSKYIGENIKLLVDRPDGTYCFRLHQDRVYYMSEKILKLATNFSRDKLISVGTCFGKFTKTKKFRLHITALDFLAPYAKFKVWVKPGAEQSFLYGNHVLKSGLGRITENTMQYQGVVVYSMADVPLGFGVAAKSTQECRRVDPMSIVVFHQADVGEFIRSEDTLT